One window from the genome of Gloeomargarita sp. SRBZ-1_bins_9 encodes:
- the der gene encoding ribosome biogenesis GTPase Der: protein MALPIVAVVGRPNVGKSTLVNRIAGVRDAIVFDQPGLTRDRLYRPAFWRDREFLVVDTGGLVFDDDTEFLPQIRQQAMTAVQEAQAVIFVVDGQTGPTAGDAEIAAWLRQQPRPVILAVNKCESVTQGLIQAAQFWELGLGEPYAISAGHGIGVGDLLDALMPHLPPATAVETGEAIHVAIVGRPNVGKSSLLNALVGEERAIVSPIPGTTRDSVDTWVEREGQRYCLIDTAGIRRKKYVDYGPEFFSINRAFKAIRRADVVLLVLDITEGVTDQDLKLAGRVIKEGRACVVLANKWDAVPDKDSYTLPRMEQELRRRMYFMDWADVLFISAKTGQRVEKIWELVQTAAQSHRRRVSTSVVNEVIQEAVAWQSPPANRQGRQGRIYYGTQVQTQPPTIALFVNDPKLFKENYRRYLDHQFRQHLGFRGTPIQFLWRGKTERQAQRQTSGTMEQK, encoded by the coding sequence ATGGCGTTACCGATTGTGGCGGTGGTGGGCCGTCCCAACGTGGGCAAATCTACCCTGGTGAACCGCATCGCCGGGGTCCGGGACGCCATCGTGTTTGACCAGCCAGGCTTGACCCGGGACCGTCTGTATCGGCCGGCGTTTTGGCGAGACCGGGAATTTTTGGTGGTGGATACGGGCGGCCTGGTTTTTGACGACGACACGGAATTTCTCCCCCAGATTCGCCAGCAGGCCATGACGGCGGTGCAGGAGGCCCAGGCGGTAATCTTTGTGGTGGACGGGCAAACGGGACCCACCGCCGGTGATGCGGAAATTGCCGCATGGTTGCGTCAGCAGCCCCGCCCGGTGATCCTGGCGGTGAACAAGTGTGAATCCGTGACCCAGGGGCTGATCCAGGCGGCCCAGTTTTGGGAGCTGGGGTTAGGGGAACCCTATGCGATTTCCGCTGGGCACGGGATTGGGGTGGGGGATTTGCTGGATGCCTTGATGCCCCACCTGCCCCCGGCCACCGCTGTCGAGACGGGGGAGGCGATTCACGTAGCCATCGTGGGTCGTCCCAACGTGGGCAAATCCAGCCTGCTGAACGCCCTGGTGGGGGAAGAACGGGCCATTGTCAGCCCTATTCCAGGTACCACCCGCGACAGTGTGGACACCTGGGTGGAACGGGAGGGCCAGCGCTATTGCCTGATTGATACGGCGGGCATCCGGCGCAAAAAATATGTGGACTATGGCCCGGAGTTTTTCAGCATCAACCGGGCGTTTAAGGCCATTCGCCGGGCGGATGTGGTGCTGCTGGTGCTGGACATCACCGAAGGGGTTACGGATCAGGACCTCAAGCTGGCCGGACGGGTTATTAAAGAGGGTCGCGCCTGTGTGGTGTTGGCCAACAAATGGGATGCCGTTCCCGACAAAGACAGCTACACCCTACCGCGTATGGAACAGGAACTGCGGCGGCGGATGTATTTTATGGATTGGGCGGATGTGTTGTTCATCAGCGCTAAGACCGGCCAGCGGGTGGAAAAAATCTGGGAGCTAGTGCAAACGGCGGCCCAATCCCACCGGCGGCGGGTGAGCACATCGGTCGTTAACGAGGTGATCCAGGAAGCGGTGGCTTGGCAATCCCCGCCGGCCAATCGCCAGGGACGTCAGGGGCGCATTTATTACGGGACCCAGGTGCAGACCCAGCCCCCCACCATTGCCCTGTTTGTCAACGACCCCAAATTGTTCAAGGAAAACTACCGGCGCTATCTGGACCACCAGTTCCGGCAGCATCTGGGGTTCCGGGGGACGCCGATTCAGTTCCTTTGGCGGGGCAAAACGGAACGCCAGGCGCAGCGCCAGACCAGCGGTACAATGGAGCAGAAGTAG
- a CDS encoding biotin transporter BioY: MTWLRQCLWALSGVLLLVLGTFVGVYVVNPPWQWPTQGIWLWPVLSSWQVAAMLLTACLGGRAAATVAVVAYLTLGLMGWPVFTAMGGWGAVYPPGFGYLLGMIPGAWVCGDVAFRWPLTLENLALAGLLGLLSLHLVGWVGLALHYPHWPDWVSWVAHYSGTPLVGQLLALGGVAVLAYGARRLGVAVRW; this comes from the coding sequence ATGACCTGGCTGCGGCAGTGCCTGTGGGCCTTGAGCGGTGTGCTTTTGCTGGTGCTGGGCACCTTTGTAGGGGTGTATGTCGTCAACCCGCCTTGGCAGTGGCCCACCCAGGGGATTTGGCTGTGGCCGGTGCTGAGTAGTTGGCAGGTGGCGGCGATGCTTTTGACGGCCTGTTTGGGGGGACGGGCGGCGGCGACGGTGGCGGTGGTGGCCTACCTGACCCTGGGGCTGATGGGCTGGCCGGTGTTTACGGCGATGGGGGGCTGGGGCGCTGTCTACCCCCCGGGGTTCGGCTACCTGCTGGGGATGATTCCGGGGGCTTGGGTTTGCGGCGATGTGGCGTTCCGATGGCCCTTAACCCTGGAGAACCTGGCGCTGGCGGGGCTGTTGGGCTTGTTGAGCTTACACCTGGTGGGCTGGGTCGGTTTGGCGCTCCACTACCCCCATTGGCCGGATTGGGTGAGTTGGGTAGCCCATTACAGTGGCACGCCCTTGGTGGGGCAATTGCTGGCCCTGGGCGGGGTGGCGGTGCTGGCCTACGGGGCGCGACGGTTGGGGGTGGCGGTGCGGTGGTGA